From the genome of Colius striatus isolate bColStr4 chromosome 15, bColStr4.1.hap1, whole genome shotgun sequence, one region includes:
- the ARL6IP5 gene encoding PRA1 family protein 3, producing the protein MEVQVAPLRAWDDFFPGSDRFARPDFKDISKWNNRVVNNLLYYQTNYLMVAAAVVSVVGFLSPLNMLIGGTVVVLVFMGFVWVSHNKDIIRRLKKQYPTMFVVVVMLSSYFLISYLGDVMVFLFGITLPLLLMFVHASLRLRNIKNKMENTMEGIGLKKTPMGIILDALEQQEDSINKLADYISKVKE; encoded by the exons atGGAGGTGCAGGTGGCGCCGCTGAGGGCCTGGGACGATTTCTTCCCCGGCTCGGACCGCTTCGCCCGACCCGACTTCAAGGACATCTCGAAATGGAACAACCGAGTGGTCAACAACCTGCTCTACTACCAGACCAATTACCTGATGGTGGCGGCCGCTGTCGTGTCCGTCGTTGG ATTTCTGAGTCCTCTGAATATGCTCATTGGCGGTactgtggtggtgctggtgtTCATGGGCTTCGTGTGGGTGTCACACAACAAGGATATAATCCGCAGGCTGAAGAAGCAGTACCCAACCATGTTTGTGGTGGTCGTCATGCTATCTAGCTACTTCTTGATCTCCTATCTAGGAGATGTCATGGTGTTCCTGTTTGGGATCACGCTTCCTCTCTTGT TGATGTTTGTCCATGCTTCCCTGAGGCTCCGGAACATAAAGAACAAGATGGAGAACACAATGGAAGGAATAGGCTTGAAGAAGACCCCAATGGGCATCATCCTGGATGCTCTAGAACAGCAAGAGGATAGTATCAACAAACTGGCTGACTACATATCTAAAGTGAAGGAGTAA
- the LMOD3 gene encoding leiomodin-3 yields MSELSQNSDEDVCPEDIDEDEILANLSPEELKELQCEMEVMAPDPEVPIGMIQKDQTEKPPTGSFDHRSLVDYLYWQKASRRMLEDERVPVTLLPSERSAAEEAEGKALGSSEAASGRVPGAEGKERHYQNEHLSSSGTPSGETNKGGSDKETVEEDDEKEEAEEDEEDDEEDDEEEDEEEDEPELETKEISTNENSDRDQISKKSGTEPGETTEKPQENEKKISKLNIPKKLALDTSFMKLSARPSGNQTNLDESLDKVRRNNPDVKELNLNNIENVPKEMLIDFVNAMKKNKNVKTFSLANVGADDNVAFALANMLRENRSITTLNIDSNFISGKGVVAIMRCLQYNETLTELRFHNQRSMLGHQAEMEIARLLKANTTLLKMGYHFELPGPRMVVTNLLSRNLDKQRQKRKEEQRQQQMKEQRELIAMLENGLGLPPGMWEMLGGPMPQPRVHEPPQAPKPPIPAAVSLSKRQESTRQVAPEEPCREKPVNFRVVKLKKIQRKSAVPEYVEPAEKTNLKDVIKTLKPIPRRRPPPLVEITPRDQLLNDIRQSNVAYLKPVPLPKQLE; encoded by the exons ATGTCCGAACTCAGCCAAAACTCTGACGAAGATGTGTGTCCTGAGGACATCGACGAGGATGAAATCCTGGCAAACCTGTCCCCTGAGGAGCTAAAGGAGCTGCAGTGTGAGATGGAAGTCATGGCCCCAGACCCTGAAGTCCCAATAGGGATGATACAGAAAGATCAGACAGAGAAACCCCCAACGGGGAGCTTTGACCACAGGTCGCTGGTTGACTACCTGTACTGGCAGAAGGCATCCAGACGCATGCTCGAGGACGAGAGAGTTCCTGTCACCCTCTTGCCCTCTGAG AGAAGCgctgcagaggaggcagaaggaaaggccctgggcagcagcGAGGCGGCCAGCGGGAGGGTGCcaggagcagagggaaaagagagacaCTACCAAAATGAGCACTTGTCCAGCTCAGGAACACCATCCGGGGAGACAAACAAAGGTGGAAGCGATAAGGAGACAGTGgaggaggatgatgagaaagAAGAAGctgaggaggatgaggaagatgatgaggaagatgatgaagaggaggatgaagaggaggatgagCCTGAATTGGAAACAAAGGAGATTTCCACCAATGAGAACAGTGACAGAGATCAGATAAGTAAGAAATCAGGTACAGAACCAGGAGAAACTACAGAAAAGccacaggaaaatgaaaagaaaatatccaaACTGAACATCCCCAAAAAGTTAGCACTGGACACCAGCTTCATGAAGCTGAGCGCCAGGCCCTCGGGAAACCAAACCAATTTAGACGAGAGTTTGGACAAAGTCCGAAGAAACAACCCAGACGTGAAAGAACTCAACTTGAACAACATAGAGAACGTCCCCAAAGAAATGCTGATAGACTTTGTCAATGCCATGAAAAAGAATAAGAACGTAAAAACGTTCAGCTTGGCCAACGTGGGGGCCGACGACAACGTGGCTTTCGCTCTGGCCAACATGCTGCGGGAGAACAGGAGCATCACCACGCTGAACATCGACTCCAACTTCATCTCTGGCAAAGGGGTGGTTGCTATCATGAGGTGTCTGCAGTACAACGAGACACTGACGGAGCTCCGCTTCCACAACCAGCGGAGCATGCTGGGCCACCAGGCAGAGATGGAGATCGCCAGGCTGCTGAAAGCCAACACCACCCTCCTTAAAATGGGGTATCACTTCGAACTGCCGGGGCCCAGGATGGTGGTGACCAACCTGCTGAGCAGGAACCTGGACAAGCAGAGgcaaaagaggaaagaggagcaaagacagcagcaaaTGAAAGAGCAGAGAGAGTTGATAGCGATGCTGGAAAATGGACTTGGGTTGCCTCCCGGGATGTGGGAAATGCTGGGGGGGCCAATGCCCCAGCCGAGGGTGCACGAACCCCCGCAAGCCCCGAAACcacccatccctgctgctgtgtccctGAGCAAAAGGCAGGAGAGCACGAGGCAGGTGGCCCCTGAGGAGCCATGCAGAGAGAAGCCCGTCAACTTCAGAGTGGTCAAGCTGAAGAAGATCCAACGCAAATCCGCCGTGCCGGAGTACGTGGAACCCGCCGAGAAAACCAACCTCAAAGATGTCATCAAAACCCTTAAACCGATCCCCAGGAGAAGGCCACCCCCTCTCGTCGAAATAACCCCCCGAGATCAGCTGCTGAACGACATCCGTCAGAGTAACGTCGCTTACCTCAAACCG GTGCCGTTGCCGAAGCAGCTGGAGTGA